The Fibrobacterota bacterium genome includes a window with the following:
- a CDS encoding carboxypeptidase regulatory-like domain-containing protein: protein MDLRGTTLADSVTPIAHGVDGHCKDIAGASGVEADERRLEAFFFEKEIDPRPAATTSSSSGAYPHWLEKVEDTDDFENHGIHVQIIDAKKQPVPFAEVELKGPTGGSSTCDAHGFVSFTGLVKGEYTLASSKNGYKIGISKLKYPTAKTVPGHVKSSNGA, encoded by the coding sequence ATGGATTTGAGGGGCACCACCCTGGCCGATTCCGTAACGCCGATAGCCCACGGGGTGGATGGGCATTGCAAGGATATTGCCGGCGCTTCCGGCGTGGAAGCCGACGAACGGAGATTGGAGGCTTTCTTTTTCGAGAAGGAGATCGATCCCCGCCCCGCGGCGACGACGTCCTCCTCGTCGGGCGCTTACCCGCATTGGCTCGAGAAGGTCGAAGACACCGACGATTTCGAGAACCACGGCATCCACGTCCAAATCATCGACGCCAAGAAACAACCCGTGCCGTTCGCCGAAGTCGAACTGAAAGGCCCTACCGGCGGCAGCTCGACCTGCGATGCCCATGGCTTCGTCTCTTTCACCGGGCTGGTGAAAGGCGAGTACACCCTGGCCTCCTCGAAGAACGGTTATAAGATCGGGATCTCGAAACTCAAGTACCCGACGGCCAAGACGGTGCCCGGGCACGTCAAGTCGTCCAACGGGGCTTAA